From a region of the Deltaproteobacteria bacterium genome:
- a CDS encoding methyltransferase domain-containing protein, with amino-acid sequence MCSSMNEASVVVPFARPPTANEVAWVNRLAQTAGVAEVLVALPGEPDPTLKGERLRTLNIDGGRGKQLREAIAQTRAPQVILQDPHPGYDPRDYPQLLAPLEAGQADAVYGNRFGDSRAVGSYRGSFAGAGLRMLTNAITNLDLSDPDSGVKAFSGDVLRGLNLASPDQGVDAELTFKIAAQFYRVFEVPLRYSRPPRRDPVTRMLAEARTILRYAAVNDADDLHEGYNTLLRMDSAPRYNAWLGRRLREHLGRRVLEVGAGIGTITRQIEQDRDLVVALEVDAFYVEKLKNLFRNRPHVKPILSGVETADWDRLRPYKLDSVLLSNVLEHIQDDAAAVANFKRVLQPGGRLVILVPALPQLFGTIDEAVGHFRRYTPETLRAVLENQGFTVEKLEWLNLMGVPGWFVNGRIFKRRAVPPLQLKLYDSVSPMLASLEDKFQVPVGMSLLAVARS; translated from the coding sequence ATGTGCAGCAGCATGAACGAAGCCAGCGTCGTCGTCCCGTTCGCGAGGCCGCCCACGGCCAACGAGGTGGCCTGGGTGAACCGGCTCGCCCAGACGGCGGGCGTGGCCGAGGTGCTGGTGGCGCTGCCCGGCGAGCCGGATCCCACCCTGAAGGGCGAGCGGCTGCGGACGCTGAACATCGACGGCGGCCGCGGCAAGCAGCTGCGCGAGGCCATCGCCCAGACGCGCGCGCCGCAGGTGATCCTCCAGGATCCGCACCCCGGCTACGATCCGCGCGACTACCCGCAGCTGCTGGCGCCGCTCGAGGCCGGCCAGGCCGACGCCGTCTACGGCAACCGCTTCGGCGACAGCCGGGCGGTGGGCAGCTACCGCGGCTCCTTTGCTGGCGCGGGTCTGCGGATGTTGACCAACGCCATCACCAACCTGGATCTCTCGGATCCGGACTCGGGCGTGAAGGCGTTCTCGGGCGACGTGCTGCGCGGCCTGAACCTGGCCTCGCCGGACCAGGGCGTGGACGCCGAGCTGACCTTCAAGATCGCCGCGCAGTTCTACCGGGTCTTCGAGGTGCCGCTGCGCTACTCGCGGCCGCCGCGGCGCGATCCGGTGACGCGCATGCTCGCCGAGGCGCGCACCATCCTGCGCTACGCGGCCGTCAACGACGCCGACGATCTCCACGAGGGCTACAACACCCTGCTGCGCATGGACTCCGCGCCCCGCTACAACGCGTGGCTCGGGCGCCGCCTGCGCGAGCACCTCGGCCGCCGCGTGCTCGAGGTGGGCGCGGGCATTGGCACCATCACCCGGCAGATCGAGCAGGACCGCGATCTCGTGGTGGCGCTCGAGGTGGACGCGTTCTACGTCGAGAAGCTCAAGAACCTCTTCCGCAACCGGCCGCACGTGAAGCCCATCCTCTCCGGCGTGGAGACGGCCGATTGGGATCGGCTGCGGCCCTACAAGCTGGACTCGGTGCTGCTCTCCAACGTGCTGGAGCACATCCAGGACGACGCCGCCGCGGTGGCCAACTTCAAGCGCGTGCTGCAGCCGGGCGGTCGCCTGGTGATCCTGGTGCCGGCGCTGCCGCAGCTCTTCGGCACCATCGACGAGGCCGTGGGCCACTTCCGCCGCTACACGCCCGAGACGCTGCGCGCCGTGCTGGAGAACCAGGGCTTCACCGTCGAGAAGCTCGAGTGGCTGAACCTCATGGGCGTGCCCGGCTGGTTCGTGAACGGCCGGATCTTCAAGCGCCGAGCGGTGCCGCCGCTGCAGCTCAAGCTCTACGACTCGGTCTCGCCGATGCTCGCGAGCCTGGAGGACAAGTTCCAGGTGCCGGTGGGAATGAGCTTGCTGGCCGTCGCTCGCAGCTGA
- a CDS encoding peptidoglycan-binding protein: MADEPKRPPKPERPSISEQTDIPANVPMTPIGADEELGIFTPASLQRHKAVSGGGILLSTGDYGNAVVELQRELVVLGLLEEPLEDENGKYGARTEEAVRVFQEANGFLVTGKVDNRTRGALRTAARARGA; this comes from the coding sequence ATGGCCGACGAGCCCAAGCGCCCGCCCAAGCCCGAGCGGCCGAGCATCTCGGAGCAGACCGACATCCCCGCCAACGTGCCCATGACCCCCATCGGCGCCGACGAGGAGCTGGGGATCTTCACGCCGGCCTCACTCCAGCGGCACAAGGCCGTGAGCGGCGGCGGAATCCTGCTGTCGACCGGCGACTACGGGAACGCGGTGGTGGAGCTGCAGCGCGAGCTCGTGGTCCTGGGGCTGCTCGAGGAGCCGCTCGAAGACGAGAACGGCAAGTACGGCGCGCGGACGGAAGAGGCCGTCCGCGTGTTCCAGGAGGCCAACGGCTTCCTGGTCACGGGCAAGGTGGACAACCGCACCCGGGGCGCGCTGCGCACCGCGGCCCGCGCGCGCGGGGCGTGA
- the kdsA gene encoding 3-deoxy-8-phosphooctulonate synthase, whose product MPKTCAIGPYTMGEGHPLVLFAGPDTIETEAQTRATLEACRDISKKHGLPWVLKCSFDKANRSQVAGFRGPGLENGLATLARLKKEYGFLLLTDVHETTQARAAAEVADVLQVPAFLCRQTDLIVACAKAGKAVNIKKGQFVAPYDMKGAVEKAVGAGNQNVFLTERGASFGYNNLVVDMRGLAMMRKLAPVCFDATHSVQRPGSSKDGSTGGDREYVRLLARAATAAGIDALFCEVHPDPDRALVDGPNSLDFAGFDSLVGEVVAIRKALGQP is encoded by the coding sequence ATGCCCAAGACCTGCGCCATTGGCCCGTACACGATGGGCGAGGGACACCCGCTGGTGCTCTTCGCCGGCCCCGACACCATCGAGACGGAGGCGCAGACCCGCGCCACCCTCGAGGCCTGTCGAGATATATCTAAAAAGCACGGGCTGCCCTGGGTGCTGAAGTGCAGCTTCGACAAAGCCAACCGCAGCCAGGTGGCCGGCTTCCGCGGGCCGGGGCTGGAGAACGGGCTCGCGACGCTCGCCAGGCTGAAGAAGGAGTACGGCTTTCTGCTGCTCACCGACGTGCACGAGACCACGCAGGCGCGCGCCGCCGCCGAGGTCGCGGACGTGTTGCAGGTCCCCGCGTTCCTCTGCCGCCAGACCGACCTCATCGTCGCCTGCGCCAAGGCAGGCAAGGCCGTGAACATCAAGAAGGGCCAGTTCGTGGCGCCGTACGACATGAAGGGCGCCGTGGAGAAGGCCGTGGGCGCAGGTAACCAGAATGTTTTCCTCACCGAGCGCGGCGCGAGCTTTGGCTACAACAACCTCGTCGTCGACATGCGCGGGCTGGCCATGATGCGCAAGCTTGCGCCGGTGTGCTTCGACGCCACCCACTCGGTGCAGCGGCCCGGCTCTTCGAAAGACGGATCCACCGGCGGCGATCGCGAGTACGTGCGGCTGCTCGCGCGCGCGGCGACGGCGGCCGGCATCGACGCGCTCTTCTGCGAGGTGCATCCGGATCCGGATCGCGCGCTCGTGGATGGGCCGAACTCGCTCGACTTCGCCGGCTTCGATTCGCTCGTTGGAGAAGTCGTCGCGATCCGCAAGGCGCTGGGGCAGCCGTGA
- a CDS encoding HAD hydrolase family protein, whose product MDVDGVLTDGSLYYGDNGELMKRFSVKDGHGLVMWRLSGGRAGILTARRSQLVEKRAEELKLAPVLQGQRDKRAGFVEALELANLPAEAVCYVGDDTNDLGPLELCGLAVAPADAVKEARAEAHWVTRAPGGKGAVRELVDALLRIQGKYEGVIEMMRHGVVPPVTPRPS is encoded by the coding sequence ATGGACGTGGACGGCGTCCTCACCGACGGCTCGCTCTACTACGGCGACAACGGCGAGCTGATGAAGCGCTTCAGCGTGAAGGACGGCCACGGGCTGGTGATGTGGCGGCTCTCTGGCGGCCGGGCGGGGATCCTCACGGCGCGTCGGAGCCAGCTGGTGGAGAAGCGCGCCGAGGAGCTCAAGCTCGCGCCGGTGCTGCAAGGCCAGCGCGACAAGCGTGCGGGGTTTGTCGAGGCGCTCGAGCTCGCGAACCTTCCCGCCGAAGCGGTGTGCTACGTGGGCGATGACACCAACGACCTCGGACCGCTGGAGCTCTGCGGGCTCGCCGTGGCGCCGGCGGATGCGGTGAAGGAAGCGCGCGCGGAAGCGCACTGGGTGACGCGTGCGCCAGGCGGCAAGGGCGCGGTGCGCGAGCTCGTGGATGCGCTGCTGCGCATCCAGGGCAAGTACGAAGGCGTGATCGAGATGATGCGCCATGGCGTGGTGCCGCCGGTGACGCCCAGGCCGTCATGA
- a CDS encoding DUF4440 domain-containing protein, translating to MKRYIAIALVLAGCATSRPDPAVLLERDRAFDQATAERGMDGFLSFIAPDVTILPPGEALQHGRDAMRDHWKDLLTQKGSIRWHPVEGQLAASGDLGYTIGLYELHTTDEKGQKQDHYGKYLTVWRKDSDGVWRVVSDLGSSSPAPK from the coding sequence ATGAAGCGATATATCGCGATAGCTCTCGTCCTTGCGGGATGTGCCACCAGCCGGCCGGATCCCGCGGTGCTCCTGGAGCGCGATCGGGCCTTCGATCAAGCCACCGCAGAGCGCGGCATGGACGGCTTTCTGTCGTTCATCGCGCCCGACGTGACCATCCTGCCGCCCGGCGAGGCCCTTCAGCACGGCCGTGACGCCATGCGCGATCACTGGAAGGACCTGCTCACGCAGAAGGGCAGCATCCGGTGGCATCCCGTAGAGGGCCAGCTCGCCGCCTCGGGAGACCTGGGCTACACCATCGGGCTCTACGAGCTGCACACCACCGACGAGAAGGGCCAGAAGCAGGACCACTACGGCAAGTACCTCACCGTGTGGCGCAAGGATTCCGACGGCGTGTGGCGCGTGGTGAGCGACCTGGGATCGTCCAGCCCCGCGCCCAAGTAG
- a CDS encoding DUF1285 domain-containing protein, with the protein MAEKRWHTREDSGIRLDAEGQFWHDDEPIENANVSRAFHRGLKRAPDGKWIVTFGWDWAYIQVDDAPYQVLGISLGDPIQLRLDDETEEPLDPATLRASAEGVLYARVKHGGDARLSRAAQGQLAPLLHERDGKLLLKLGEREFPVENKDISR; encoded by the coding sequence ATGGCCGAGAAGCGCTGGCACACGCGCGAGGACTCGGGCATCCGCCTCGATGCCGAGGGGCAGTTCTGGCACGACGACGAGCCCATCGAGAACGCGAACGTGAGCCGCGCGTTCCACCGCGGGCTGAAGCGCGCGCCCGACGGCAAGTGGATCGTCACCTTTGGCTGGGACTGGGCGTACATCCAGGTCGATGACGCGCCCTACCAGGTGCTCGGAATCTCGCTCGGGGATCCCATTCAGCTCCGGCTCGACGACGAGACCGAAGAGCCGCTGGATCCGGCCACGCTGCGCGCCTCGGCCGAGGGCGTGCTCTATGCGCGCGTGAAGCACGGCGGCGACGCACGGCTCTCGCGCGCGGCCCAGGGCCAGCTCGCGCCGCTCCTGCACGAGCGCGATGGGAAGCTGCTGCTCAAGCTTGGCGAGCGCGAGTTTCCCGTCGAAAATAAAGATATATCGAGATAG
- a CDS encoding FAD-dependent oxidoreductase yields the protein MGGAAAELKGPDFTKGVAKASVKDGEVLLGHANGEAVVLVRRGDSFFAIGATCSHYSGPLAEGLLVGDNLHCPWHHAAFDIRTGEPVRAPALNNVPRWRTEARGENIFVTSKDELPLQRTAPREAPASVVIVGAGAAGQAAVEALRREGYAGKVTLIGREKEGPVDRPNLSKDYLAGNAPEEWIPLRGPDWYAENKVDLILNNAVTSIDPKGKSVSLADGKKLEFGALILATGADPIRLKLPGSELPHVHLLRTLADSRAIIAAAKTAKRAVIIGSSFIGLEAAASLRTRGLEVHVVGMDAVPLQKVLGDALGTFVQKLHEEHGVAFHLGTGPKAITADSVELANGQKLAADLVVMGVGVRPNVELAEKAGLTCDNGVIVDELLQTSAPGIFAAGDIARWPDPHTGKRVRIEHWVVAERQGQTAARNALGMKRRFDAVPFFWSQHYDVPINYVGVGAGWDAVEVSGNIADRNCIVSYRANGKIVACASIYRDKESLELEAALERDDAKTVDRIAKA from the coding sequence ATGGGTGGAGCAGCTGCGGAGCTGAAGGGGCCGGACTTCACGAAGGGGGTCGCCAAGGCGAGCGTGAAGGACGGCGAGGTGCTGCTCGGCCATGCCAACGGCGAGGCGGTGGTCCTCGTTCGGCGTGGCGATTCGTTCTTCGCCATAGGCGCCACCTGCAGCCACTACAGCGGACCGCTCGCGGAAGGCCTGCTGGTGGGCGACAACCTGCACTGCCCCTGGCACCACGCGGCCTTCGACATCCGCACCGGCGAGCCCGTGCGCGCGCCCGCGCTCAACAACGTGCCGCGCTGGAGGACGGAAGCCCGCGGCGAAAACATTTTCGTTACATCCAAGGACGAGCTGCCGCTCCAGCGCACCGCTCCGCGGGAAGCGCCCGCGAGCGTGGTCATCGTCGGCGCGGGCGCCGCGGGCCAGGCGGCAGTCGAAGCGCTTCGGCGCGAGGGCTACGCCGGCAAGGTGACGCTCATCGGCCGCGAGAAGGAAGGCCCCGTCGATCGCCCCAACCTCTCCAAGGACTACCTCGCGGGCAACGCGCCCGAGGAGTGGATCCCGCTTCGCGGCCCCGACTGGTACGCGGAGAACAAGGTCGACCTGATCCTTAACAACGCGGTTACATCGATCGATCCCAAGGGCAAGAGCGTCTCGCTCGCCGACGGCAAGAAGCTCGAGTTCGGCGCGCTCATCCTCGCCACTGGCGCGGATCCGATTCGGCTCAAGCTGCCCGGCTCTGAACTGCCGCACGTGCACCTGCTGCGCACGCTGGCGGACTCCCGCGCGATCATCGCCGCCGCCAAGACGGCCAAGCGCGCGGTGATCATTGGCTCGAGCTTCATCGGGCTCGAAGCTGCCGCTTCGCTGCGCACGCGCGGGCTCGAGGTGCACGTCGTCGGGATGGATGCGGTGCCGCTGCAGAAAGTTCTCGGCGACGCGCTGGGCACGTTCGTGCAGAAGCTTCACGAGGAGCATGGCGTGGCGTTCCACCTCGGCACGGGACCGAAGGCGATCACCGCCGATTCCGTGGAGCTCGCGAACGGTCAGAAGCTCGCCGCGGATCTCGTGGTGATGGGCGTGGGCGTGCGGCCGAACGTGGAGCTCGCGGAGAAGGCCGGGCTCACCTGCGACAACGGCGTGATCGTCGACGAGCTCTTGCAGACCAGCGCACCGGGCATCTTCGCCGCCGGCGACATCGCGCGCTGGCCGGATCCGCACACCGGCAAGCGCGTGCGCATCGAGCACTGGGTGGTCGCCGAGCGCCAGGGCCAGACCGCCGCGCGCAACGCGCTGGGCATGAAGCGCCGCTTCGACGCCGTGCCGTTCTTCTGGAGCCAGCACTACGACGTGCCCATCAACTACGTGGGCGTGGGCGCCGGCTGGGACGCGGTGGAAGTCAGCGGCAACATCGCCGACCGCAACTGCATCGTGAGCTACCGCGCGAACGGCAAGATCGTGGCCTGCGCCAGCATCTACCGCGACAAGGAGAGCCTGGAGCTCGAAGCCGCGCTCGAGCGCGACGACGCCAAGACGGTGGACCGCATCGCGAAGGCGTGA
- a CDS encoding M20/M25/M40 family metallo-hydrolase: MELDLLQIARDLVGANTVSSRGTADAVAVLQPLYEKLGWTVRVLEGPESTPSARQLNLLARAPGSASGEGFLAVTHLDTVDPGPRELWKSDPFVLTGEGERIVGLGSADVKIDAACKLLAFARLKDAAFARPLAFLGTYMEEVGCKGARNFATLQRDAFPARYVACGEPSELRIIDAHKGYVVVRVRITDRQPKPLAGPFRSVHVLGKAAHSSTPHLGENAILKAWPELRGVGAIDAGSVANKVPAELRAHVADPNGSVKLDGAFDLDPALQVAHNACFAWTSAIKKTSPGPNARFNPADAVCNWGVLESQGANVEAIFDARLVPGQSPQAVFGYFEPWIQKHVDPRFDVTVQIERSNEAMQLQRPSALLDAAQAASKALGLDPEPQAKPTNTEAGVFASAGYESIVFGPGVSTGNAHCANEVQLVSQCRTAIDFYEALARKLCVKA, translated from the coding sequence ATGGAACTGGATCTGCTCCAGATCGCGCGCGACCTCGTCGGCGCGAACACGGTCAGCTCGCGCGGCACTGCCGACGCGGTCGCGGTGTTGCAGCCGCTCTACGAGAAGCTGGGCTGGACGGTCCGCGTCCTCGAGGGCCCCGAGTCCACGCCGAGCGCGCGTCAGCTCAACCTGCTCGCGCGCGCGCCCGGATCCGCGTCCGGCGAAGGTTTCCTGGCGGTGACGCACCTGGACACGGTCGATCCCGGGCCGCGCGAGCTCTGGAAGAGCGACCCCTTCGTGCTCACCGGCGAGGGCGAGCGCATCGTGGGCCTCGGCTCGGCCGACGTGAAGATCGACGCCGCCTGCAAGCTGCTCGCGTTCGCGCGCTTGAAGGACGCGGCGTTCGCGCGGCCGCTGGCGTTCCTCGGCACGTACATGGAAGAGGTTGGCTGCAAGGGCGCGCGGAACTTCGCGACGCTGCAGCGTGACGCCTTCCCCGCGCGCTATGTGGCCTGCGGCGAGCCCAGCGAGCTGCGGATCATCGACGCGCACAAGGGCTACGTCGTCGTCCGCGTGCGGATCACCGATCGCCAGCCGAAGCCGCTCGCGGGTCCGTTCCGCTCGGTGCACGTGCTGGGCAAGGCTGCGCACTCCTCGACGCCGCACCTGGGCGAGAACGCGATCTTGAAGGCCTGGCCCGAGCTGCGCGGCGTGGGCGCGATCGACGCGGGCAGCGTGGCCAACAAGGTTCCCGCCGAGCTGCGCGCGCACGTCGCGGATCCGAACGGATCCGTGAAGCTCGACGGCGCGTTCGATCTGGATCCGGCGCTTCAGGTGGCGCACAACGCGTGCTTCGCTTGGACCTCGGCGATCAAGAAGACGTCGCCCGGGCCGAACGCGCGCTTCAATCCCGCGGACGCCGTGTGCAACTGGGGCGTGCTCGAGAGCCAGGGCGCGAACGTGGAAGCCATCTTCGACGCGCGGCTCGTGCCCGGCCAGTCGCCGCAAGCGGTGTTCGGGTACTTCGAGCCGTGGATCCAGAAGCACGTGGATCCGCGCTTTGACGTGACGGTGCAGATCGAGCGCAGCAACGAGGCCATGCAGCTCCAGCGGCCCAGCGCGCTGCTCGACGCTGCGCAGGCCGCGTCGAAAGCGCTCGGGCTCGACCCCGAGCCGCAAGCCAAGCCCACGAACACCGAAGCGGGCGTGTTCGCGAGTGCGGGCTACGAATCCATCGTGTTTGGGCCGGGCGTTTCCACCGGCAACGCGCACTGTGCGAACGAGGTGCAGCTCGTGTCGCAGTGCCGGACGGCCATCGACTTCTACGAGGCGCTCGCGCGCAAGCTCTGCGTGAAGGCGTGA
- a CDS encoding arginine N-succinyltransferase: MFVLRDVQKTDLDELLRVAEPLNSVNLPHNAEALEEIVDKSVRSFTGKIKEPFEREYLFVLEDTRNKRLVGSSMIIAQHGTREAPHIYLDVSTREHYSQSLDKHFKHQLLTMGFNYDGPTEIGGLVVLPSYRGHDKPGKQLSFVRFLFMAMHRKLFRDRVLAELLPPLMPDGRSILWESFGRKFTGLDYQSADKLSRQSKEFIQALWPQTDVYATFFPDKVRNTIGKVGPETEPVKRMLEQIGFRYTERIDPFDGGPHFEAETKEITLIQRYRRAKVAEEKLERQTEDYLVGIERGAGKSRFRAVRTACVLVDDMVQLPATTIEALDVQPGDRVHVIPFDA, translated from the coding sequence ATGTTCGTGCTGCGTGACGTCCAGAAGACCGACCTCGACGAGCTCCTGCGCGTGGCCGAGCCGCTCAACTCGGTGAACCTGCCGCACAACGCCGAGGCGCTCGAGGAGATCGTCGACAAGAGCGTGCGCAGCTTCACCGGCAAGATCAAAGAGCCCTTCGAGCGCGAGTACCTCTTCGTCCTCGAGGACACGCGCAACAAGCGGCTCGTGGGCAGCTCGATGATCATCGCCCAGCACGGCACGCGCGAGGCGCCGCACATCTACCTCGACGTCAGCACGCGCGAGCACTACAGCCAGTCGCTCGACAAGCACTTCAAGCACCAGCTGCTCACCATGGGCTTCAACTATGACGGCCCCACGGAGATCGGCGGCCTGGTGGTGCTGCCCAGCTATCGCGGCCACGACAAGCCCGGCAAGCAGCTTTCCTTCGTGCGCTTCCTCTTCATGGCCATGCACCGCAAGCTCTTCCGCGACCGCGTGCTGGCGGAGCTCTTGCCGCCGCTGATGCCCGACGGACGCTCGATCCTCTGGGAGAGCTTCGGCCGCAAGTTCACCGGCCTCGACTACCAGAGCGCCGACAAGCTCAGCCGGCAGAGCAAGGAGTTCATCCAGGCGCTCTGGCCTCAGACCGACGTGTACGCCACGTTCTTCCCGGACAAGGTGCGCAACACCATCGGCAAGGTGGGCCCGGAGACGGAGCCGGTGAAGCGCATGCTGGAGCAGATCGGGTTCCGCTACACCGAACGCATCGATCCCTTCGACGGCGGGCCGCACTTCGAGGCCGAGACGAAGGAGATCACCCTCATCCAGCGCTACCGGCGCGCCAAGGTCGCCGAGGAGAAGCTGGAGCGGCAGACCGAGGACTACCTGGTCGGCATCGAGCGCGGCGCGGGCAAGAGCCGCTTCCGCGCGGTGCGCACCGCGTGCGTGCTGGTGGACGACATGGTGCAGCTGCCGGCCACGACGATCGAAGCACTCGACGTGCAGCCGGGCGACCGGGTGCACGTGATTCCCTTCGACGCGTAG
- a CDS encoding aldehyde dehydrogenase family protein produces MDVLGNYIDGRFAKPERPDAELEIRSPANLEDVVGRFAVATTAVDEAVAGANRAKRAWAEQSQHDRNAAILRLKAELAKREAGFVDLISREVGKPRWEALTEHKAMVAKADVTLNEGLKLIANFTPSGLSGECRFRPHGVLAVIGPFNFPGHLPNGHIIPALAAGNCVVFKPSEVTPGVGQLYAEAVHAAGLPAGVFQLVQGARSVGERLSSIAGIDGILFTGSHAVGSAIQRANAENPGKILALELGGKNCSLVLEDADFDKAVYDVLFSAYVTAGQRCSATSRALVHKSLVDRFTARMAELVKTLVVGHPSRADVFMGPVTTAAGLEKFLSGCAEGEREGAEAVVPAGRFEAEHKGHYARPALHRVNKIVSTSKYQREELFGPDLAIYAIDDLEQGITLANAVDYGLTAGVFTRDAATFERCAARIEAGVINWNAPTVGSSSRLPFGGLKRSGNHRPAGLFSSLYCAYPIAITRGEAALDRKTVAPGVKWT; encoded by the coding sequence ATGGACGTGCTGGGCAACTACATCGACGGCCGCTTCGCCAAGCCCGAGCGCCCCGACGCCGAGCTGGAGATCCGCTCGCCCGCGAACCTCGAAGATGTCGTCGGGCGCTTTGCGGTCGCGACGACTGCGGTGGACGAGGCCGTCGCCGGTGCGAATCGCGCCAAGCGCGCCTGGGCCGAGCAGAGCCAGCACGATCGCAACGCGGCCATTCTTCGACTCAAGGCCGAGCTCGCCAAGCGCGAGGCAGGCTTCGTCGATTTGATCTCGCGCGAGGTGGGCAAGCCGCGCTGGGAAGCGCTCACCGAGCACAAGGCCATGGTGGCCAAGGCCGACGTGACGCTCAACGAGGGCCTCAAGCTCATCGCCAACTTCACGCCGAGTGGATTGAGCGGCGAGTGTCGCTTCCGGCCGCACGGCGTGCTCGCGGTGATTGGCCCGTTCAACTTCCCCGGGCACCTGCCGAATGGGCACATCATCCCCGCGCTCGCGGCGGGCAACTGCGTGGTCTTCAAGCCGAGCGAGGTGACGCCGGGCGTGGGCCAGCTCTACGCCGAGGCGGTGCACGCGGCGGGCCTGCCTGCGGGCGTGTTCCAGCTCGTGCAGGGCGCGCGCAGCGTGGGGGAGCGGCTCTCCAGCATCGCGGGCATCGACGGCATTCTCTTCACCGGCTCGCACGCGGTGGGCAGCGCCATCCAGCGCGCGAACGCCGAGAACCCCGGCAAGATCCTCGCGCTGGAGCTGGGCGGCAAGAACTGCTCGCTGGTGCTCGAGGACGCCGACTTCGACAAGGCCGTCTACGACGTGCTCTTCAGCGCGTACGTGACGGCGGGCCAGCGCTGCTCGGCCACCTCGCGCGCGCTGGTGCACAAGAGCCTCGTCGATCGCTTCACCGCGCGGATGGCGGAGCTGGTGAAGACGCTCGTCGTGGGACATCCGTCGCGCGCGGACGTGTTCATGGGCCCGGTCACGACCGCTGCGGGGCTCGAGAAGTTCCTTTCCGGCTGTGCCGAGGGCGAGCGCGAGGGTGCCGAGGCGGTGGTTCCTGCCGGGCGGTTCGAAGCGGAGCACAAGGGCCACTACGCGCGGCCGGCGCTGCACCGCGTTAACAAGATTGTTTCAACGTCGAAGTACCAGCGCGAGGAGCTCTTCGGGCCAGATCTGGCGATCTATGCGATCGACGATTTGGAGCAGGGCATCACGCTCGCGAACGCGGTGGACTACGGCCTCACCGCTGGCGTCTTCACCCGCGACGCGGCGACGTTCGAGCGCTGCGCCGCGCGCATCGAGGCCGGCGTCATCAACTGGAACGCGCCGACCGTGGGCAGCTCGAGCCGCTTGCCCTTCGGCGGCCTGAAGCGCTCCGGCAACCACCGTCCCGCGGGGCTCTTCTCGAGCTTGTACTGCGCATACCCGATCGCCATCACCCGCGGTGAGGCCGCGCTCGATCGCAAGACCGTCGCGCCCGGCGTGAAGTGGACCTGA